From Cyclopterus lumpus isolate fCycLum1 chromosome 4, fCycLum1.pri, whole genome shotgun sequence, a single genomic window includes:
- the sft2d2a gene encoding SFT2 domain containing 2a: protein MDKLKSVLSGEEARAENRTVAQTVNEASTLGWGTRMKGFVACFVVGGVCAVLGVCLLFLPKIGIILFIVFYTFGNLCTLFSTMFLMGPMKQVKRMCDKTRALATTLMITCLVLTLCAVFWWKNFGLALLFVILQVLSFAWYSLSYIPFVRDAILKLLSVCI from the exons ATGGACAAACTGAAGTCGGTGTTGAGCGGCGAAGAGGCGCGCGCAGAGAACCGGACCGTCGCTCAG ACCGTGAACGAAGCCTCGACTCTCGGCTGGGGCACGCGCATGAAGGGGTTCGTCGCGTGCTTCGTGGTGGGGGGCGTGTGCGCGGTGTTG GGAGTGTGTCTGCTCTTCCTCCCGAAGATCGGGATCATCCTCTTCATCGTTTTCTACACGTTTGGGAACCTGTGCACTCTGTTCAG CACCATGTTCCTGATGGGGCCCATGAAGCAAGTGAAGAGGATGTGTGATAAAACACGAGCCCTGGCCACCACCCTGATGATC ACGTGCCTCGTGTTGACCCTCTGCGCCGTCTTCTGG TGGAAGAACTTCGGCCTCGCTCTGTTGTTCGTCATCCTGCAGGTGTTGTCGTTCGCCTG GTACAGCCTGTCGTACATCCCGTTTGTGAG GGACGCGATATTGAAGCTGCTGTCGGTGTGCATCTGA
- the tmem45a gene encoding transmembrane protein 45A produces the protein MGSFQGHALPGSFFLVAGVWWTGKYSLWRASRRSKNLGSTRLASRTSQRRLEVVESAVVLFFSFVGMLAEQFADDGPRLHLYDSSEKHWEQLMNWQHATMYLFFGLAAAVSLVVHTADAAPLALDRLMLAVAFFNEGFLFFFHLHGRSVLDVHVHHLLLFAVFGGALVAFLEVFHRGNAALELLRCTLTLLQGSWFWQIGFVLYPPRSPEWDLGDHDNVMFVTMCFSWHLAFAMLLVSAIYCTVSCAVRSRLRRTPPMEMGLLKSRDRDPESEDEIL, from the exons ATGGGCAGCTTCCAGGGCCACGCGCTGCCCGGGAGCTTCTTCCTGGTGGCGGGCGTCTGGTGGACGGGGAAGTACTCGCTGTGGCGCGCCTCCCGCAGGAGCAAGAACCTCGGTTCCACCCGCCTGGCCAGCAGAACCTCACAGCGCCGCCTGGAGGTCGTGGAGAGCGCCGTCGTTCTCTTCTTCTCATTTGTGG GGATGCTGGCGGAGCAGTTTGCAGACGACGGTCCGAGGCTCCATCTGTACGACTCCTCAGAGAAGCACTGGGAACAGCTGATGAACTGGCAGCACGCCACCATGTACCTGTTCTTCGGGCTGGCGGCCGCCGTGTCTTTAGTCGTCCACACCGCGGACGCCGCGCCGCTGGCTCTGGACCGGCTGATGCTGGCGGTCGCTTTCTTTAATGAGG GGTTCCtgttcttcttccacctccacGGCAGGAGCGTGCTGGACGTCCACGTGCACCATCTGCTTCTCTTCGCCGTCTTCGGCGGGGCCCTCGTGGCGTTCCTGGAGGTCTTCCACCGGGGGAACGCGGCCCTGGAGCTGCTGCGCTGCACCCTGACCCTCCTGCAGGGCAGCTGGTTCTGGCAG ATCGGGTTCGTGCTGTACCCCCCGAGAAGCCCCGAGTGGGACCTCGGTGACCACGACAACGTGATGTTCGTCACCATGTGTTTCTCCTGGCACCTCGCCTTCGCCATGCTGCTCGTGAGCGCCATCTACTGCACCGTTAGCTG TGCGGTGCGCTCCAGGTTGAGGAGGACTCCCCCGATGGAAATGGGTCTCCTGAAGTCCAGAGACCGGGATCCAGAGTCAGAGGATGAGATCTTATGA